The Centroberyx gerrardi isolate f3 chromosome 12, fCenGer3.hap1.cur.20231027, whole genome shotgun sequence genome has a window encoding:
- the LOC139924727 gene encoding C-reactive protein-like, producing the protein MHYCAQHPDTCIDHKMKVLLLLVMLTAAACAAAPQDLSGKMFTFPQQTNSAHVKLETSREEFSAVTVCLRSFTDLSRAHILFSLATPSAANDFLIFKKTAADVIELYVRNSDADIGGQEYKLNTWHSVCATWSSQSGLGQLWLDGKPSTRRFVNSESNITGHAIIILGQEQDSHGGGFDIKQCFIGMISDVHMWDYVLSSCEIQRYVDDLNFTPGNVLNWRALQFQITGRVLLENKQVSLNECHY; encoded by the exons ATGCATTATTGCGCACAACATCCTGACACTTGCATAGATCACAAG ATGAAGGTTCTACTTCTACTGGTGatgctgacagcagcagcatgtgcTGCAGCTCCTCAAG ATCTTTCAGGTAAAATGTTCACCTTCCCACAACAGACCAACTCAGCTCATGTGAAGCTGGAAACATCAAGAGAGGAATTCAGTGCTGTAACTGTCTGTCTCAG GTCTTTTACAGATCTCAGCAGAGCCCACATCCTGTTCTCTCTGGCCACGCCCTCTGCCGCCAATGACTTCCTCATTTTCAAGAAGACTGCAGCTGATGTGATCGAGCTGTATGTCAGGAACAGTGATGCAGACATTGGAGGGCAGGAGTACAAGCTGAACACGTGGCACTCTGTTTGTGCCACCTGGAGCTCTCAGTCTGGACTGGGACAGTTGTGGCTGGATGGAAAGCCCAGTACCAGAAGATTTGTCAACTCTGAATCAAACATCACAGGACACGCTATCATTATCTTAGGACAG GAGCAGGATTCCCATGGTGGTGGGTTTGATATTAAGCAGTGTTTCATTGGCATGATCTCTGATGTCCACATGTGGGACTACGTCCTTTCATCCTGTGAGATCCAGCGCTACGTGGATGATCTGAACTTCACCCCAGGCAATGTGCTCAACTGGAGGGCACTGCAGTTCCAGATCACAGGAAGAGTGCTGCTGGAAAATAAACAAGTGTCACTAAATGAATGTCACTACTAA
- the LOC139924760 gene encoding C-reactive protein-like isoform X2, translating into MHCCTQHPDTCTDYKMKFLLLLVMLTACAAAPQDLSGKMFTFPQQTNSAHVYLETSREEFSAVTVCLRSFTDLNRTHILFSLATPSAANDFVIFKKGAADVIELTVRNSDVDVGGQDYKLNTWHSVCATWDSESGLGQLWLDGKPSTRRFISSGSNIKGKPIIILGQEQDSYGGRFDINQCFIGMISEVHMWDYALSPCEIQRYVDDLNFTPGSVLNWRALQFQITGRVLLENKQVNECN; encoded by the exons ATGCATTGTTGCACACAACACCCTGACACTTGCACAGACTACAAG ATGAAGTTTCTACTTCTACTGGTGATGCTGACAGCATGTGCTGCAGCTCCTCA AGATCTTTCAGGTAAAATGTTCACCTTCCCACAACAGACCAACTCAGCTCATGTGTATCTGGAAACATCAAGAGAGGAATTCAGTgctgtgactgtctgtctcag GTCCTTTACAGACCTCAACAGAACCCACATCCTGTTCTCTCTGGCCACGCCCTCTGCCGCCAATGACTTCGTGATTTTCAAGAAGGGCGCCGCTGATGTGATCGAGCTGACTGTCAGGAACAGTGATGTGGACGTTGGAGGGCAGGACTACAAGCTGAACACATGGCACTCTGTTTGTGCCACCTGGGACTCTGAGTCTGGACTGGGACAGTTGTGGCTGGATGGAAAACCCAGTACCAGGAGATTCATCAGCTCCGGATCAAACATCAAAGGAAAACCTATCATTATCTTAGGACAG GAGCAGGATTCCTATGGTGGGCGGTTTGACATTAACCAGTGTTTCATTGGCATGATCTCTGAAGTCCACATGTGGGACTACGCCCTTTCACCCTGTGAGATCCAGCGCTACGTGGATGATCTGAACTTCACCCCAGGCAGTGTGCTCAACTGGAGGGCACTGCAGTTCCAGATCACAGGAAGAGTGCTGCTGGAAAATAAACAAGTGAATGAATGTAACTAA
- the LOC139924760 gene encoding C-reactive protein-like isoform X1 — translation MHCCTQHPDTCTDHKMKCLLLLVMLTACAAAPQDLSGKMFTFPQQTNSAHVYLETSREEFSAVTVCLRSFTDLNRTHILFSLATPSAANDFVIFKKGAADVIELTVRNSDVDVGGQDYKLNTWHSVCATWDSESGLGQLWLDGKPSTRRFISSGSNIKGKPIIILGQEQDSYGGRFDINQCFIGMISEVHMWDYALSPCEIQRYVDDLNFTPGSVLNWRALQFQITGRVLLENKQVNECN, via the exons ATGCACTGTTGCACACAACATCCTGACACTTGCACAGACCACAAG ATGAAGTGTCTACTTCTACTGGTGATGCTGACAGCATGTGCTGCAGCTCCTCAAG ATCTTTCAGGTAAAATGTTCACCTTCCCACAACAGACCAACTCAGCTCATGTGTATCTGGAAACATCAAGAGAGGAATTCAGTgctgtgactgtctgtctcag GTCCTTTACAGACCTCAACAGAACCCACATCCTGTTCTCTCTGGCCACGCCCTCTGCCGCCAATGACTTCGTGATTTTCAAGAAGGGCGCCGCTGATGTGATCGAGCTGACTGTCAGGAACAGTGATGTGGACGTTGGAGGGCAGGACTACAAGCTGAACACATGGCACTCTGTTTGTGCCACCTGGGACTCTGAGTCTGGACTGGGACAGTTGTGGCTGGATGGAAAACCCAGTACCAGGAGATTCATCAGCTCCGGATCAAACATCAAAGGAAAACCTATCATTATCTTAGGACAG GAGCAGGATTCCTATGGTGGGCGGTTTGACATTAACCAGTGTTTCATTGGCATGATCTCTGAAGTCCACATGTGGGACTACGCCCTTTCACCCTGTGAGATCCAGCGCTACGTGGATGATCTGAACTTCACCCCAGGCAGTGTGCTCAACTGGAGGGCACTGCAGTTCCAGATCACAGGAAGAGTGCTGCTGGAAAATAAACAAGTGAATGAATGTAACTAA